In a single window of the Zea mays cultivar B73 chromosome 5, Zm-B73-REFERENCE-NAM-5.0, whole genome shotgun sequence genome:
- the LOC100275516 gene encoding uncharacterized protein LOC100275516, whose amino-acid sequence MSSSSSSSSSSMGGSLALAAATAVAFSGSLVIFSLCRAHLSHVPEPEPEPEPEEGAPEHALRPCLLSSERRPRGAKAKAKARRRRGEKRVRFAPDVVDNEGAPRPTRSSAPATAAASSSSAATCRDAAGSEERMMPANREALYRGMLRDRSAHRVTCSY is encoded by the exons AtgtcctcgtcgtcgtcgtcgtcgtcgtcgtcgatgGGAGGCTCCCTCGCGCTCGCCGCGGCCACGGCCGTCGCGTTCTCCGGCTCTCTCGTCATCTTCTCGCTCTGCCGCGCGCACCTCTCCCATGTCCccgagccggagccggagccggagccggaggaggGCGCGCCGGAGCACGCCCTGCGCCCCTGTCTCTTGTCGTCAG AGAGGCGGCCGCGCGGGGCGAAGGCGAAGGCGAAGGCGAGGAGACGCAGGGGCGAGAAGCGCGTGCGGTTCGCGCCCGACGTCGTCGACAATGAGGGCGCCCCGCGCCCGACCAGGTCCTCCGCGCCCGCCACCGCCgctgcgtcgtcgtcgtcggcggCCACCTGCAGGGACGCGGCGGGGTCGGAGGAGCGTATGATGCCTGCCAACCGTGAGGCGCTCTACCGCGGCATGCTCCGGGACCGCTCCGCGCACCGGGTCACCTGCTCCTACTGA